The Candidatus Korarchaeum sp. genome contains the following window.
TCACTATCCTCTCAAGGTCCTCGTTGAGTCTGATGTACTCAGGCGCCCTCCCTCCGGGTATCACCAAACCATCGTAATCCTCGGGGTTCACTTCCTTGAACTCCTTATCCACCCAAACGAACCTGTACCCGGGCTTCTCCGTGTAAGTCTCCCAGCCGGGCTCGAAGTCGTGCACAACTGTCATCAGGACTTTCTTAGTCGGTGCAGCCACATGGACCTCGAAGCCCTCCTCCTTCAACCTCCAATACGGGTAAAAGAGCTCCTGGGCTTCGACAGCATCACCAGCTACTATCAATACCCTCTTGGCCATGCTATCACCAGCTGATAACTCTAGTAAACAATAAAAATCTTTGGTGACCCCCCTCGGCACAAAATGAAAAAATTATTGAAAGTTAGGGGGGCACTAAATTCAGAAGGTCACCTCTAAGTAGAGAGCGAAGGAGTACGTGAAGAATATCGCGCTTATCAACAGGAATATGAAGACTATCCAAGAGGGCCTCACTATCTTCCCGGCTGGATGTATCTTAGGCAGAAGCACGAAGTTCTGGTAGAAGAAGACCCACGTGAATATTACCATTATCAGCATATTGGTCACGCCGGTCATTAGAACTAGTACGCCGGGCTGCTCCAACAGGACAGTTATCATCCCGATCACTGTGAATATTGTCACGACCCAGTAGTATATCTTGCGGTACTCGACTCTCTCGGGTATCCCAGGTACCGTGTACAGGTTGCTAGCCACAGTCCTCCCTGCACCATCTAAGGCAGT
Protein-coding sequences here:
- a CDS encoding DJ-1/PfpI family protein, encoding MAKRVLIVAGDAVEAQELFYPYWRLKEEGFEVHVAAPTKKVLMTVVHDFEPGWETYTEKPGYRFVWVDKEFKEVNPEDYDGLVIPGGRAPEYIRLNEDLERIVRHFMEKRKPLAAICHGPLVLTGYKLIEPGMNVTSYAAVAPDLKAHGANWQDKEVVICRGHIVTARAWPDLPYWMREFIRILKGE